One region of Bombus affinis isolate iyBomAffi1 unplaced genomic scaffold, iyBomAffi1.2 ctg00000110.1, whole genome shotgun sequence genomic DNA includes:
- the LOC126927417 gene encoding uncharacterized protein LOC126927417 isoform X1: MRRMSDRGGEGSGPAPQLDGRRHSVVTIERASPTSFGRNRQLDIMDDIADLKARKVRLRMYRTSTEQVYEIQPLEGNSSTQRYTQQPKQRLSEMPTPSVSPTSSLRKRGSELPRAASASVSGAAGIVCSNTDLMSILSSLASSTTEINRCGEEAPSSRDDSKSNWPEKTTEQKGSGSKSFRSNSFDVSTLHGAKSKLSGSSKAAISTFMAPSNWFTKRHQPMSKKPEDLVTASLSLRFDKSKVVKAVKKTLGKKSPNSEVEHKVVWDNTSGTKVDAQVFGSAIEKMLTAQKGNDTGASGSSRKAG, translated from the exons atgagacgaatgagcgatcgtggcggagaaggatcaggaccaGCTCCTCAGCTAGATGGCcgaagacattcggtcgttacgattgaaagagCGTCACCGACTTCGTTTGGCCGTAATCGTCAGTTGGACATcatggacgacatcgcagacctaaaagcgaggaag gtgcgcttaaggatgtacaggacgtcgacggagcaagtgtacgaaatacagccgctggagggtaacagttccactcaacgttacactcaacagccgaaacaacgattatctgaaatgcctactccgtcggtttcgccgacgtcttctctccgaaagcgcggctcggaactgccaagagccgcgagtgcatccgtttccggtgctgcgggcattgtctgctctaatacggatctgatgtCGATCCTAAGTTCGTTAGCGTCTTCcacgacggaaatcaaccgatgcggcgaggaagcgccgagttcgcgggacgatagcaaatcaaactggcccgaaaaaacgaccgaacagaaaggaagtggatcgaagagcttccgttccaacagcttcgacgtgtcgacattgcacggagctaaaagtaagcttagcggatcctcgaaagccgctatttcgacctttatggcaccgtcgaattggttcacgaagagacaccaaccgatgtcgaagaagccggaagatttagtaacggccagtttaagtcttaggttcgataaatcgaaggtagtgaaggcggtgaagaaaacgttgggtaaaaagtcccctaatagcgaggtcgaacacaaagtcgtatgggacaacactagtggaaccaaagtggacgctcag gtatttggtagcgcaattgagaagatgttaacggcgcaaaagggaaacgatacgggggcttccgggtcgagTCGGAAAGCTGgatag
- the LOC126927417 gene encoding uncharacterized protein LOC126927417 isoform X2, protein MYRTSTEQVYEIQPLEGNSSTQRYTQQPKQRLSEMPTPSVSPTSSLRKRGSELPRAASASVSGAAGIVCSNTDLMSILSSLASSTTEINRCGEEAPSSRDDSKSNWPEKTTEQKGSGSKSFRSNSFDVSTLHGAKSKLSGSSKAAISTFMAPSNWFTKRHQPMSKKPEDLVTASLSLRFDKSKVVKAVKKTLGKKSPNSEVEHKVVWDNTSGTKVDAQVFGSAIEKMLTAQKGNDTGASGSSRKAG, encoded by the exons atgtacaggacgtcgacggagcaagtgtacgaaatacagccgctggagggtaacagttccactcaacgttacactcaacagccgaaacaacgattatctgaaatgcctactccgtcggtttcgccgacgtcttctctccgaaagcgcggctcggaactgccaagagccgcgagtgcatccgtttccggtgctgcgggcattgtctgctctaatacggatctgatgtCGATCCTAAGTTCGTTAGCGTCTTCcacgacggaaatcaaccgatgcggcgaggaagcgccgagttcgcgggacgatagcaaatcaaactggcccgaaaaaacgaccgaacagaaaggaagtggatcgaagagcttccgttccaacagcttcgacgtgtcgacattgcacggagctaaaagtaagcttagcggatcctcgaaagccgctatttcgacctttatggcaccgtcgaattggttcacgaagagacaccaaccgatgtcgaagaagccggaagatttagtaacggccagtttaagtcttaggttcgataaatcgaaggtagtgaaggcggtgaagaaaacgttgggtaaaaagtcccctaatagcgaggtcgaacacaaagtcgtatgggacaacactagtggaaccaaagtggacgctcag gtatttggtagcgcaattgagaagatgttaacggcgcaaaagggaaacgatacgggggcttccgggtcgagTCGGAAAGCTGgatag